From a single Bacillus gobiensis genomic region:
- the nusB gene encoding transcription antitermination factor NusB produces MKRRLAREKALQALFQIDLSDIESEDAMIHALDGAESDAFFENLVHGVVTNQTEIDRLISKHLVNWKLDRIANVDRVILRTAVYELLYQEDIPANVTINEAIELAKSFGDDKSAKFINGVLSSIHSEL; encoded by the coding sequence ATGAAAAGAAGATTGGCCAGAGAAAAGGCATTACAAGCATTATTTCAAATCGACCTGAGCGATATTGAATCCGAAGATGCAATGATACATGCATTGGATGGTGCAGAAAGCGATGCTTTTTTTGAAAACCTTGTTCACGGTGTAGTAACTAATCAAACGGAGATAGACCGTTTGATTTCAAAGCATCTCGTGAACTGGAAGCTTGACAGAATTGCAAATGTAGACCGTGTGATTCTTAGAACAGCTGTTTATGAATTGCTGTATCAAGAAGATATACCGGCCAACGTAACGATAAATGAAGCCATTGAACTTGCGAAATCATTTGGCGATGACAAGTCTGCCAAATTTATTAACGGTGTTCTATCCAGTATTCATTCAGAACTATAA
- the spoIIIAE gene encoding stage III sporulation protein AE: MKKCLIFICILSSLFLFSFDPIVHAEQGSGSSELDKDSPEEEDTAAEEPSAEAIAKKQSESLDLDSVGEYWNMILTEYGGFLPESQKGSLLEFVNGDKKFSPGEWGKALFAYLFHEVIANGKLLGTLILLTIFSVLLQLLQNAFQQSAVSKVAYAIVYMVLIILALNSFHVAITYANQAIESMTGFILAIIPLLLALMASSGGIASATFFHPVILFLMNTSGMFIQHIILPLIFLSAILSIVSTMTDQYKVTQLAQLLRNIAIGSLAIFLTVFLGVISVQGASAAVADGITLRTAKFITGNFIPVLGRMFTDATDTVVSASVLLKNTVGIIGVAILVVIAAFPAIKVLSLALIYKVAAAILQPLGGGPVISCLDIISRSVIYIFAALAIVSLMFFLCITVIITAGNLTMMVR; encoded by the coding sequence ATGAAGAAATGCTTGATTTTCATTTGTATACTAAGCTCACTCTTTCTGTTTTCGTTCGATCCGATAGTTCATGCAGAACAAGGCTCCGGAAGCAGTGAGTTGGACAAGGATTCCCCCGAAGAAGAGGATACGGCGGCAGAAGAGCCATCAGCCGAAGCGATTGCTAAGAAACAATCAGAATCCTTGGATCTCGATTCCGTTGGGGAGTACTGGAACATGATATTAACAGAGTACGGCGGATTTTTACCCGAAAGCCAAAAAGGGAGCCTGCTCGAATTTGTGAATGGGGATAAGAAATTTTCTCCGGGAGAATGGGGTAAAGCACTGTTTGCTTATTTGTTTCACGAGGTTATTGCAAATGGAAAGTTGCTGGGAACCTTAATCCTCCTAACGATTTTTAGTGTGCTGCTTCAGCTGCTGCAAAATGCTTTTCAGCAAAGTGCTGTCAGCAAAGTCGCTTACGCCATCGTATATATGGTTTTAATTATTTTGGCGTTAAACAGCTTTCACGTCGCTATCACCTATGCAAATCAGGCAATTGAGTCGATGACAGGGTTCATTCTTGCTATTATTCCTCTATTGCTCGCGCTTATGGCTTCTTCAGGAGGAATCGCATCCGCGACATTTTTTCATCCAGTCATTCTGTTTTTAATGAATACGAGCGGGATGTTTATTCAGCATATTATACTTCCTTTGATTTTTCTTTCGGCTATCCTGAGCATTGTCAGTACGATGACCGATCAGTACAAAGTCACTCAGCTCGCTCAGCTGCTTCGAAATATCGCGATTGGATCACTTGCCATTTTCCTCACCGTTTTCTTGGGTGTGATTTCCGTTCAAGGGGCTTCTGCGGCAGTTGCGGATGGCATTACCTTGCGAACAGCAAAGTTTATTACCGGGAATTTTATTCCGGTTTTAGGAAGGATGTTCACTGACGCGACGGACACTGTTGTCAGTGCTTCTGTTTTATTAAAGAATACAGTCGGCATTATTGGTGTTGCCATTCTCGTAGTCATCGCTGCGTTTCCTGCAATAAAAGTCCTTTCCCTCGCTTTGATTTATAAAGTCGCAGCCGCGATATTGCAGCCGCTTGGCGGGGGGCCGGTGATTTCATGCCTGGATATAATCTCAAGAAGTGTGATCTATATTTTTGCGGCGCTCGCCATCGTATCTCTCATGTTTTTCTTATGCATAACGGTCATCATTACTGCGGGAAATTTAACAATGATGGTCAGGTAG
- the accB gene encoding acetyl-CoA carboxylase biotin carboxyl carrier protein, whose product MLKIEEIRELIKLIDKSSIDEFSYEIEGSKIKLRKKGAEVIQTAAPAPVTHAPVPQQTNPEAQAAPQEAPVNNEAKETNENLHQIKSPMVGTFYTSSNPESDAYVSKGSKVEEESIVCIVEAMKLFNEITADVKGEIVDILVENGQLVEYGQPLFLVKAE is encoded by the coding sequence ATGCTGAAAATAGAAGAAATACGCGAATTAATAAAATTAATTGATAAATCTTCAATTGATGAATTTTCGTATGAAATCGAAGGTTCGAAGATAAAGCTAAGGAAAAAGGGCGCAGAAGTGATCCAGACTGCTGCTCCGGCACCTGTTACGCATGCGCCTGTCCCGCAGCAAACCAATCCTGAAGCACAAGCTGCCCCGCAAGAGGCACCTGTGAATAATGAAGCGAAAGAGACAAATGAAAACCTGCACCAAATCAAATCTCCAATGGTAGGAACCTTTTATACGTCTTCCAATCCGGAATCCGATGCATATGTGAGTAAAGGATCCAAGGTTGAAGAAGAGAGCATTGTATGTATTGTTGAAGCGATGAAACTATTTAATGAAATAACAGCTGATGTCAAAGGAGAAATTGTTGACATTTTAGTTGAAAATGGCCAATTGGTGGAATACGGACAGCCGTTATTTCTTGTAAAAGCAGAGTAA
- a CDS encoding exodeoxyribonuclease VII small subunit has translation MATNDKNSSEKTFEQAMKELEEIVGKLEEGDVPLEKAIEYFQEGMTLSKLCHTKLQTVEKQMDSILKEDGELAPFHVQEDEKGGS, from the coding sequence GTGGCGACGAATGATAAAAACAGTTCGGAAAAAACGTTTGAGCAAGCAATGAAGGAGCTTGAGGAAATTGTAGGTAAGCTTGAAGAAGGTGATGTTCCCTTAGAAAAGGCGATCGAGTATTTTCAGGAAGGCATGACCCTGTCGAAGCTTTGCCATACCAAGCTGCAAACGGTCGAAAAACAAATGGATTCCATTTTAAAGGAAGATGGTGAGCTTGCACCTTTTCATGTACAGGAGGATGAAAAAGGTGGCAGTTAA
- a CDS encoding Asp23/Gls24 family envelope stress response protein, which produces MKENNLLEMNDEENQLGKVEIAPEVIEVIAGIAAYEVEGVAEMRGNFAAGVAERFGKKNHRKGVKVDLTEDGIIIEVYCVMIFGVSIPKVANAVQDNIRQALLNMTALAIKEINIHVVGIQFDNKTSETEIDQEV; this is translated from the coding sequence TTGAAAGAAAATAATTTGTTAGAAATGAATGATGAAGAAAATCAACTTGGTAAAGTGGAAATCGCTCCTGAAGTGATTGAGGTCATTGCCGGAATTGCCGCCTATGAGGTTGAAGGAGTAGCTGAAATGCGCGGTAATTTCGCAGCCGGAGTTGCTGAGCGCTTCGGAAAGAAGAACCATCGCAAAGGAGTAAAGGTTGATTTAACTGAAGATGGGATTATTATTGAAGTGTATTGTGTCATGATCTTTGGAGTATCTATCCCTAAAGTAGCGAATGCCGTACAGGATAACATAAGACAAGCGCTTTTAAATATGACAGCACTTGCCATCAAGGAAATCAACATTCATGTGGTGGGTATCCAATTTGACAACAAAACGAGCGAAACGGAAATAGACCAGGAAGTGTAA
- a CDS encoding polyprenyl synthetase family protein encodes MAVNLQEFLRTRKETIEHHLPIYVKQLNAPPILKESMLYSLEAGGKRLRPILVLALLHAYGKNEEQGLPIGCAVEMIHTYSLIHDDLPCMDDDDLRRGKPTNHKVFGEAAAVLAGDGLLTEAFRVIATLDMVSAEKRIALIKELSAAIGAEGMVGGQVADMEAEGKKVTPAELEAIHAMKTAKLLSFSIVAGAILSDAPNVEIERLRQFGFHIGIAFQIRDDILDLEGSEDKIGKRIGSDTANEKTTYPSMLTLTGAKEKLNDHIQSAKGLLYELSLEKELLTELCELIGNRDH; translated from the coding sequence GTGGCAGTTAATTTACAGGAATTTCTTCGGACGAGAAAAGAAACAATCGAACACCATCTCCCGATTTATGTAAAACAATTAAATGCACCACCCATATTAAAGGAATCGATGCTTTATTCATTAGAGGCGGGAGGAAAAAGGCTGCGTCCGATTCTTGTTCTTGCATTGCTTCATGCGTATGGAAAAAATGAAGAACAAGGATTGCCGATCGGATGCGCAGTCGAAATGATTCATACGTACTCCCTTATCCATGATGATCTTCCTTGCATGGATGATGATGATTTAAGAAGGGGAAAGCCGACAAATCATAAGGTGTTTGGCGAAGCTGCTGCTGTTCTCGCCGGCGATGGTTTATTAACTGAAGCCTTTCGAGTGATTGCGACACTTGATATGGTTTCCGCAGAAAAGCGGATTGCCCTTATCAAAGAGCTTTCTGCTGCCATCGGTGCTGAAGGAATGGTAGGGGGGCAGGTTGCGGATATGGAAGCCGAAGGAAAGAAAGTAACTCCTGCTGAGCTTGAGGCGATTCATGCGATGAAAACAGCTAAGCTTTTAAGCTTTAGTATCGTAGCTGGAGCCATTTTATCCGATGCCCCAAATGTGGAAATCGAAAGGCTTCGTCAATTCGGATTTCATATCGGGATTGCTTTTCAAATCCGCGATGATATTTTGGATCTTGAAGGCTCGGAAGATAAAATAGGAAAACGAATCGGTTCTGATACAGCCAATGAAAAAACTACCTATCCTTCAATGCTTACTCTCACGGGAGCAAAGGAAAAGCTAAATGATCATATCCAATCGGCTAAAGGGCTTTTATATGAGCTTTCTCTCGAAAAAGAATTGTTAACCGAACTGTGTGAATTAATTGGGAACAGGGATCATTAA
- the folD gene encoding bifunctional methylenetetrahydrofolate dehydrogenase/methenyltetrahydrofolate cyclohydrolase FolD encodes MTATIIDGKEAAKEMRQQLAEEVSRLKEKGVTPGLVVILIGDDPASLSYVRGKKKAAETMGMHFKLDHLEDTIEEDKLLSLIDQYNQDDSFHGILVQLPLPKHISEKAVIERISTEKDVDGFHPLNIGKMLLGEETFLPCTPAGIVELLKKTNTDLSGKEVVVIGRSNIVGKPVGQLLLNENATVTFCHSRTKDIGAHTRKADILIVAVGKAHFLTADQIKEGAIVIDVGVNRLDSGKLVGDVDFEAAKEKASYITPVPGGVGPMTITMLAHNTVKSAKNRM; translated from the coding sequence ATGACTGCAACAATTATTGACGGAAAAGAAGCGGCAAAGGAAATGCGCCAGCAGCTGGCTGAAGAAGTTAGCCGGCTAAAAGAAAAAGGAGTAACTCCAGGTCTTGTCGTCATTTTAATCGGCGATGATCCGGCCTCTCTTTCTTACGTTAGAGGAAAAAAGAAAGCTGCAGAGACAATGGGTATGCATTTTAAGCTTGATCATTTGGAAGATACGATTGAAGAGGACAAGCTGCTCTCTTTAATCGACCAGTACAATCAAGATGACAGTTTTCACGGCATACTTGTTCAACTGCCACTCCCTAAACATATATCTGAAAAGGCGGTTATCGAACGTATTTCTACTGAAAAGGATGTCGATGGCTTCCATCCGTTAAATATCGGAAAAATGCTTCTCGGAGAAGAGACGTTTTTGCCATGCACTCCTGCAGGGATTGTAGAATTGTTAAAAAAAACCAACACGGATTTATCTGGCAAGGAAGTTGTCGTCATCGGGCGGAGCAACATCGTTGGAAAACCGGTCGGTCAGCTTCTATTAAATGAAAATGCGACGGTTACATTCTGCCACTCCAGAACAAAAGACATTGGAGCCCATACAAGAAAAGCAGATATATTGATTGTAGCAGTCGGCAAAGCGCATTTTCTGACTGCTGATCAAATCAAAGAAGGCGCGATTGTAATTGATGTTGGTGTCAATCGCTTGGATTCAGGCAAGCTTGTCGGAGATGTAGATTTTGAAGCAGCGAAAGAAAAAGCATCCTATATTACTCCTGTACCAGGGGGAGTTGGTCCAATGACAATTACGATGCTTGCCCATAATACAGTAAAATCAGCAAAGAACAGAATGTAA
- a CDS encoding SpoIIIAH-like family protein, producing MLKKQTVWLLTMLSLVVVLSVYYIMSPDDNLSAPVDNVEEGKQAMEEKAPAEDKGDVQDTEEKGTTDEQKETTEEEPMKEEEGKEGKEGKDTSKEDSEEGAEVTTEASDDAFTNFRLSLQDKRSKQKEDYNEIAMSDEATAEEKSEAVDMMKKLDDEEITEETLETLIKTEGYGDAFVVASGNDVNVTVRAKEHSKTAVIKIVDLVQKETGQDGNVNVAFEPEK from the coding sequence ATGTTAAAGAAACAAACGGTTTGGCTGTTAACCATGCTTAGTCTTGTCGTCGTATTAAGTGTTTATTATATTATGTCTCCAGATGATAATTTGTCTGCTCCAGTAGATAATGTCGAAGAAGGAAAACAGGCTATGGAGGAAAAGGCTCCGGCTGAAGATAAAGGCGACGTACAAGACACAGAAGAAAAAGGAACAACTGATGAACAAAAAGAAACAACCGAAGAAGAACCTATGAAAGAAGAGGAAGGTAAAGAAGGAAAAGAAGGCAAGGATACGTCTAAAGAGGATAGTGAAGAAGGTGCAGAGGTTACGACTGAGGCAAGTGACGATGCGTTTACAAACTTTCGCTTGAGTCTACAAGACAAACGAAGCAAGCAAAAAGAAGATTATAATGAAATAGCGATGAGCGATGAAGCAACTGCAGAAGAAAAAAGTGAAGCAGTCGATATGATGAAGAAATTGGATGATGAAGAAATAACGGAAGAAACACTTGAAACATTAATAAAAACGGAAGGATACGGTGATGCCTTTGTTGTTGCATCCGGTAATGATGTGAATGTGACTGTAAGAGCCAAAGAACATTCAAAAACAGCCGTAATAAAGATCGTTGACCTTGTCCAAAAGGAAACAGGACAAGATGGGAATGTAAATGTCGCATTTGAACCGGAAAAGTAA
- the spoIIIAF gene encoding stage III sporulation protein AF yields the protein MSFLTEWLTNIIVFILLAIVIDLLLPNSVMQKYVKMIISLLLILVLLQPIFSIFHADPEKIYDELTAGGQAQSENIKNQLNDEKKEIQAASRAYILEQMAVQLKNEAKKPLIESNYTIEKLDIETSSQLNSAEDVKQIIVHLTKETEEETIPSVAPVEIGGNENRISPFQKKEAEAMKNQLAETWEVDPGKVTVILEGGEVKKDG from the coding sequence TTGAGCTTTTTAACAGAGTGGCTAACCAATATCATTGTATTTATTCTGCTTGCAATCGTGATCGATCTGCTTCTTCCAAATTCCGTGATGCAAAAATATGTAAAGATGATTATCAGCCTTTTATTGATCCTTGTCTTGCTGCAGCCGATTTTTTCTATATTTCATGCCGATCCTGAAAAAATATACGATGAATTGACAGCTGGTGGACAAGCTCAATCCGAAAATATAAAAAATCAGCTGAATGATGAAAAAAAAGAAATACAAGCTGCCTCACGTGCATATATTTTAGAACAAATGGCTGTCCAATTAAAGAATGAAGCAAAAAAGCCCCTTATAGAAAGCAATTACACAATTGAAAAGCTAGATATTGAAACAAGCAGCCAATTGAATTCCGCAGAAGATGTTAAACAAATTATCGTTCATTTAACAAAAGAGACAGAAGAAGAAACAATTCCGTCAGTTGCACCAGTCGAAATTGGAGGAAACGAAAACCGCATCAGCCCTTTTCAAAAAAAAGAAGCAGAAGCAATGAAAAATCAACTCGCAGAAACGTGGGAAGTGGATCCTGGGAAGGTAACCGTCATTCTGGAAGGAGGAGAGGTGAAGAAAGATGGATAA
- the accC gene encoding acetyl-CoA carboxylase biotin carboxylase subunit: MIKKLLIANRGEIAVRIIRACRELGIETVAVYSEADNDALHVQMADESFCIGPTASKDSYLNPTNIVSVAKLTGTDAIHPGYGFLAENADFAELCEECNVIFVGPSAEAINKMGTKDVARETMKEAGVPIVPGSTGIIKDEAEAVSIAGEIGYPVIIKATAGGGGKGIRIARTEEELINGIKITRQEAATAFGNPGVYLEKYIEDFRHVEIQVLADNYGNTIHLGERDCSIQRRLQKLLEETPSPALNEETREQMGAAAVKAAQAVNYSGAGTVEFIYDYNERKFYFMEMNTRIQVEHPVTEQVTGVDLIKEQIAVASGEKLGISQSEVTFNGWSIECRINAENPEKNFMPSAGQIKMYLPPGGFGVRVDSAAYPGYSIPPYYDSMIAKVITYGRTREEAIARMKRALSEFVIEGIHTTIPFHLRLLEHETFVSGAFNTKFLETYDVMGNQ; the protein is encoded by the coding sequence ATGATAAAGAAGCTATTAATTGCCAATCGAGGAGAAATTGCTGTACGAATTATTCGTGCGTGCAGAGAATTAGGGATTGAAACCGTTGCTGTTTATTCCGAAGCGGATAACGATGCGCTTCATGTTCAAATGGCGGATGAATCATTCTGCATCGGACCTACTGCTTCGAAGGACAGCTATTTAAACCCTACGAATATAGTAAGTGTTGCAAAGCTGACGGGTACAGATGCTATACATCCAGGATATGGATTTTTAGCTGAGAATGCCGATTTTGCCGAGCTTTGTGAAGAATGCAACGTCATATTTGTCGGTCCATCCGCAGAAGCGATTAACAAGATGGGAACTAAAGACGTCGCAAGGGAAACGATGAAAGAAGCTGGCGTTCCTATTGTACCTGGTTCAACAGGAATAATAAAAGATGAGGCAGAAGCGGTTTCGATTGCAGGTGAAATTGGGTATCCTGTTATTATAAAGGCAACTGCAGGCGGGGGAGGTAAAGGAATACGTATTGCCCGCACCGAAGAAGAGCTGATTAATGGGATTAAGATTACAAGGCAGGAAGCGGCTACTGCGTTCGGAAATCCAGGAGTATATCTTGAAAAATACATAGAGGATTTCAGACATGTTGAGATTCAGGTTCTCGCCGATAACTACGGGAATACGATTCATCTTGGCGAACGCGACTGCTCTATTCAAAGAAGGCTTCAAAAGCTTCTGGAAGAGACTCCATCACCTGCTTTAAATGAAGAAACCAGGGAGCAGATGGGAGCAGCTGCGGTAAAAGCTGCCCAAGCGGTTAACTACTCAGGTGCAGGAACGGTTGAATTCATCTACGATTACAATGAGCGAAAATTCTACTTTATGGAAATGAACACCCGGATTCAAGTAGAACATCCCGTTACGGAACAAGTCACAGGTGTGGACTTGATAAAAGAACAAATTGCTGTTGCTTCCGGCGAAAAGCTCGGTATTTCGCAATCTGAAGTCACCTTTAATGGCTGGTCAATCGAATGCAGGATTAATGCTGAAAACCCGGAGAAAAATTTTATGCCTTCAGCAGGTCAGATTAAAATGTATCTGCCTCCAGGCGGTTTTGGCGTACGTGTTGATTCAGCTGCATATCCTGGTTACAGCATTCCGCCTTATTATGACAGTATGATCGCAAAGGTCATTACGTATGGCAGGACGAGAGAAGAAGCGATTGCTAGAATGAAGCGCGCATTAAGCGAATTTGTCATTGAGGGCATCCATACAACCATCCCGTTCCACTTACGATTATTGGAGCATGAAACTTTTGTCAGCGGAGCCTTTAATACCAAGTTTTTAGAAACCTATGACGTGATGGGCAATCAATGA
- the spoIIIAC gene encoding stage III sporulation protein AC, whose amino-acid sequence MGIDVNIIFQIAGVGIVVAFLHTILDQMGKKEYAQWVTLLGFIYILFMVASIVDDLFRTIRAVFLFQG is encoded by the coding sequence ATGGGGATTGATGTAAATATCATTTTTCAAATTGCAGGGGTAGGGATTGTTGTTGCATTCCTTCATACCATACTCGATCAGATGGGAAAAAAAGAATATGCACAGTGGGTCACGCTGCTCGGTTTCATCTATATTCTGTTTATGGTGGCTTCGATTGTGGACGATCTGTTTCGAACGATAAGAGCCGTATTTTTATTCCAGGGCTAA
- the xseA gene encoding exodeoxyribonuclease VII large subunit: protein MSEPAYVTVTALTKYIKRKFDVDPHLENIWIKGELSNVKIHSRGHIYFTLKDENARIQSVMFARQNKDLSFTPESGMKVLVRGGISVYEPSGNYQLYAKEIQPDGIGALYLAYEELKNKLAKEGLFDESHKKPIPRFPATIGIITSPTGAAIRDILITIKRRYPLAKTILYPALVQGVNAGQSIAGHIQKANAAKLCDVLIVGRGGGSIEELWAFNEEIVAREIFSSEIPVISAVGHETDYTISDFVADLRAPTPTGAAELAVPHTTELMERIGMLRTTLLKDVQQKVKREKEILHSLQSSYAFKYPKRLFEQKEQQFDLMFDRLQKKAADLLDRKKMKLERESYRLSSHHPKHRLDQAEKAYLEKTATLKRAMSSVIRENSSQFQSVLGKLQVLSPLHIMQRGYSLVYKDEEIAKSVQNVQLHDRLKIKMNDGNLLCEVLGKEEEVKSGDE from the coding sequence TTGAGTGAACCTGCTTACGTCACAGTCACTGCATTGACAAAATATATTAAAAGAAAGTTTGATGTAGATCCCCATCTTGAAAATATCTGGATTAAAGGCGAGCTCTCAAATGTGAAAATCCATAGCCGCGGGCACATTTATTTTACGTTGAAAGATGAGAACGCCCGTATACAGTCAGTGATGTTTGCGAGACAAAATAAAGACTTAAGCTTTACGCCAGAATCAGGTATGAAGGTGCTCGTCAGAGGGGGAATCTCAGTATACGAGCCGAGCGGGAACTATCAGCTATATGCGAAAGAAATTCAGCCAGACGGGATCGGAGCCCTTTATCTTGCATACGAAGAACTAAAAAATAAACTTGCAAAAGAGGGTCTTTTCGATGAAAGCCACAAAAAGCCAATTCCACGATTTCCCGCCACTATAGGAATCATAACATCTCCTACCGGTGCAGCCATAAGAGATATCCTCATCACGATTAAAAGGAGATATCCTCTCGCAAAAACAATCCTTTATCCTGCTTTGGTGCAAGGCGTAAATGCTGGTCAGTCGATTGCGGGCCATATCCAAAAGGCGAATGCCGCGAAGCTGTGTGACGTATTAATTGTCGGAAGAGGCGGCGGATCCATCGAGGAGCTATGGGCATTTAATGAAGAAATTGTGGCTAGGGAGATTTTTTCTTCTGAGATTCCAGTCATCTCTGCCGTAGGGCATGAAACTGATTATACGATCAGCGATTTTGTTGCGGATCTTCGGGCCCCGACGCCTACCGGTGCTGCAGAGCTTGCGGTACCGCATACGACTGAGTTAATGGAACGAATAGGAATGCTTCGGACGACGTTGTTAAAAGACGTCCAGCAAAAAGTAAAAAGGGAAAAGGAAATCCTGCACTCTTTGCAATCCTCTTATGCTTTTAAATATCCGAAAAGGCTTTTTGAACAAAAGGAGCAGCAGTTCGATCTCATGTTTGACCGTTTGCAAAAAAAAGCAGCTGACTTGCTTGATAGGAAAAAAATGAAGCTGGAACGGGAATCCTATAGACTGTCGTCCCATCATCCTAAACACCGTCTGGACCAAGCAGAAAAAGCATATCTGGAAAAGACAGCCACGTTGAAACGAGCGATGTCTTCTGTGATTAGGGAGAACAGTTCTCAGTTCCAATCTGTTTTAGGAAAACTACAGGTTTTAAGTCCGCTTCACATAATGCAAAGGGGCTATAGCCTAGTATATAAAGATGAGGAAATAGCAAAGAGCGTGCAGAACGTCCAATTGCATGACAGGTTGAAGATAAAAATGAACGATGGAAACCTTCTTTGTGAGGTCTTAGGGAAAGAGGAGGAAGTCAAGAGTGGCGACGAATGA
- the spoIIIAG gene encoding stage III sporulation protein AG — protein sequence MDKPNWSERIKHLFFPNRTKNEEKAKLTKYHYLLIAFILGISFMLMNQMFSSPEGSQQEASSMLPSASSDTKPAEKEVFKPDKGNETNQTIEDYEQEYENEMKEILETVIGVEDVSIMVNVDATSLKVYEKNKKNQTQTTEETDKEGGKRVVTDQSADEQIVMIKKGDEEIPVVVQTKKPEIRGVLVVAQGVDNVQIKKTVIDAVTRVLDVPSHRVQVAPKKMKEDS from the coding sequence ATGGATAAGCCGAATTGGAGCGAGCGGATCAAACATCTTTTTTTTCCAAATCGAACTAAAAACGAAGAGAAGGCCAAGCTAACAAAATACCATTATCTCCTGATCGCTTTTATTCTCGGCATTTCCTTTATGCTCATGAATCAAATGTTCTCTTCTCCAGAAGGGTCACAGCAAGAAGCATCCTCAATGCTACCCAGTGCATCATCAGATACTAAGCCTGCGGAAAAAGAAGTATTTAAACCAGACAAGGGAAATGAGACGAATCAAACAATTGAAGACTATGAACAAGAATATGAAAATGAAATGAAAGAGATTTTGGAAACGGTCATTGGCGTAGAAGATGTCTCGATCATGGTCAATGTCGATGCTACCTCATTAAAAGTTTATGAAAAAAACAAAAAAAATCAAACCCAAACAACAGAAGAAACTGATAAAGAAGGCGGAAAAAGAGTCGTGACAGATCAATCAGCGGACGAACAGATTGTCATGATTAAAAAGGGCGATGAAGAAATTCCGGTAGTTGTCCAAACAAAAAAACCTGAAATAAGGGGTGTTCTCGTTGTTGCTCAAGGAGTGGACAACGTTCAAATAAAGAAGACAGTCATTGATGCTGTCACTCGGGTGCTGGATGTTCCCAGCCACAGAGTGCAGGTGGCACCGAAAAAAATGAAGGAGGATTCATAA
- the spoIIIAD gene encoding stage III sporulation protein AD gives MPIEIIQIVGLGLIATFLSLIVKEQKPTFAFMIVVFTGCAIFLYLVDQIYELIRMIEKIAVNANVNMMYMETILKIIGIAYIAEFGAQLTKDAGQGAIASKIELGGKILILTMAIPILTVIIETVIGLIPAF, from the coding sequence ATCCCTATTGAAATCATCCAAATAGTTGGGCTAGGTCTGATTGCCACCTTTCTTTCGTTGATTGTAAAAGAGCAAAAGCCGACATTTGCCTTTATGATAGTTGTTTTTACCGGATGCGCCATTTTTTTATATCTTGTTGATCAAATTTACGAGCTCATTCGAATGATTGAGAAAATCGCGGTGAATGCAAATGTCAATATGATGTATATGGAAACGATTCTAAAAATTATTGGCATCGCCTATATTGCCGAATTCGGCGCACAGCTGACGAAGGATGCCGGCCAAGGCGCAATCGCATCAAAGATTGAGCTTGGCGGAAAAATATTGATTTTGACAATGGCGATACCAATTTTGACTGTCATCATTGAAACCGTTATCGGGCTCATTCCTGCATTTTAA